Part of the Sphingomonas sp. Leaf357 genome, CGTTCGAGCAGATAGACGACGTCCTCGGTCGGCACGTTGCCCGCCGCCCCAGGCGCGAACGGGCAGCCGCCGAGCCCGCCGAGCGACGCATCGATCGTCGTCGCGCCTGCCTCGACTGCCGCCCAGACGTTGGCCAGCCCGGTGTTGCGCGTATTGTGCAGATGGACGCGCACGGGCAACGGCGCGATCTCGGCCCTCACTCGTGCGACCAGCGCCGCGACGTCGGCCGGCACCGCGACGCCGATCGTGTCAGCCAGCGCGACCTCGACCGCGCCGCTCGCCGCCGCCTGCCGCGCCATCGCTACGACACGATCGGGCGACACCTCGCCCTCGAACGGGCAGCCGAACGCCGCGCCGATCGTGATCTGAGCGCGCCGTCCGGCGGCACGCGCGGCAGCAACGATATCGCATGCAATATCGATCGAGTCCGCGCTCGTCTGGCCCTGATTGCGCATCGCGAACGTATCGGTCGCCACGCACACCGCGCCCAGTTCATGCACTTTCGTGGCCAATGCGCGGTCCGCGCCGCGTCGATTGAGAACAAGGCCAATGTATACAGCTTCGCCATCCGGCAGCGCAGCGAGAACCTCTTCCGCATCCGCCATCTGCGGCACGCGGGCGGGATTGACGAAACTCGCCACCTCGATTCGCCGCGCCCCCGCATTCACCAGATTGGCGATCAAGGCCATCTTATCTGAAGCCTTGAAGATCTTCGGCTCGTTCTGAAGCCCGTCGCGAGGGCCGACTTCGACTATCTCGATGCTGCGCATAGCCACTCCTCACTGCTTTGCAGACCCAGTACCGCGTCTATGTCACACTTACAATATTGTATACATTCTTCAGGCGGGGTTGTGTAGGGACGTTGAAACATCGGGCCGCGTCCGCGCCGCTCGGCCTTGCCTGAGGGTTGGGGACAGCCCATCAGGGCCACACGACGATCGGAAGCACATTTATGTCGAGAGCCAGCGACCGCGCCTATGACGAAATCAAGGCGCAGATCCTCAGTGGGACACTCGCACCCGGCGCGCAGCTGAAGGAGGAGGAACTTGCCGAAGCGTGCGGCGTATCTCGCACCCCCATCCGCGATGCGATGCACAGGCTCGAGGCGGAGATGTTCATCCAGCGCAGCGACAGCCAGCGATCGTTTGTGAGCAACTGGTCGATCGACGATATCGAAGAACTCTTCACGCTGCGCACGATGCTGGAAGGGCATGCCGCCGCACAGGCCGCCGAGCGTGTGACGCCGGAAATGCTGGAGAAGCTGCACCACAACGTCGCCGCGATCGACGCGGCGATCGATCGCCCCCTTCCCGACGTGGACGCATTCCTCGCGATGAATGCGGAATTCCACGCGTTGATCATTCAGGCAGCCGCCTCCGATCGACTGGCGCATATGATCAACCGGCTGGTGTTGCAGCCGATCGTCCATCGCACCGCGTTGCGGTACGACGCCGATCAGCTGCGCCGCAGCCTGGCCGAGCATGTCGAGATCGTCGCCGCACTCGAAGCCCATGATTCCGATTGGGCGCGAGCAGTGATGACGTCGCACATTCGCCGCGCGTTTCACGTCTATCGCAGCGAGAATCCCGCCTGACATCACGATCCCGCCGCGTAATCCGGCGGCGCCATACCCGTTCAGCGACTTAACCAAGCGACTCAACAAGGCGACCTCGGCGCTGCGCCACATCGCATGCCGAATGCCGCTTGCTCTGCGCAATAACGCTGCCTTTATGTATACACGTCATCTTCGCACCGCCCCTCAATCGTATGGGATTTTGCCGATAGCGGCTCGTTAACGCCTACGAGCGCATACCTCCCATATGATCGTAACGTATAGATAATGATCTTGACGTCAATATCTGTATACAATAACCGGTGTCCTATCGGAGGTGGCAATGGCGGGTCGAATCAAGGTTATCGTACCGATTCCGATGGACTCGGCAGGCGTTGCCAACCGGCGATCGCAGCTACCTGACGCTTTAATCGCACCAGGTTTCGTGCCCGAATTCGCGGCGGTGCCGTGGGGCGCGGCGCTAGGCGACAGCTATCATGACATGCTGCTTATGGACTGGACCGTATTCCAGACCGGCATCTCCGCCGAGGACGAAGGCTATGCCGCCGTGATCGTCGATACGGTCAGCGACAGCGGCGTGCGCGCATTGCGGTCGCGCCTGTCGATTCCAGTGATCGGCCCAGGAGAAGCCGCCTTCCACATGGCGATGACGCTCGGCAAGAAATTCACGATCCTGACGATGTGGCCCGAATGGTTCCCGCTCTACGAGAAAACGATCGGCGAATACGGCCTGTCGGACCGGCTCGCATCGCTGCGCTCGATCAACACGCGTCCCGACGTCACCGAATTGCTCGCCGGCAAGGAAGAAATCATCTTCGATGCACTGGCGACCGAAGCTCGGCGCGCGATCGCGGAAGATGGCACCGACGTGATCGTGCTTGGCTCGACGACGATGCATCAGTCGGCCGACTATCTGGCGAGGGTACTTCCCATCCCGGTCATCAATCCGGGTGTAGTGGCGTGGAAGCTCGCCGAGACTTTGGTGTCGCTCGGCCTCTCGCACAGCAAGCGCGCCTTTCCGTCCCCGCAGGTGAGCAAGGACGCCGACATCCGCACGGGATGGGCGCGATGACCGCCTCGACAGGCAGAGGAGATTCCATGATAGACCGCTATCCCTTCCTGATCGACATCGTGACGAAGCGATATTTCGATGCTGTGGATACCAAGCAGCTCGATCGGGTGCTTGGTTGCTTCCATTCGGATGCCGTGCTGACCGAGGTGACCTCGAATACGGTACACACCGGCCGCGACGAGGGTATTGCCGCGATGTTCCGCCGCCTGTTCGCCGATTTCGAGCAATTGTGGCACGGCAATTTCGTTCATGTCGCCGACACGCAGGCAAATGCGATCTGCTCGCAGTTCACCGTGCTGATAACGCCCAATGGTGGCGATCTGCTGCGCTACGAAAACTGCAATCGCTTTTATCTGGACGGCGACAAATTCTCGCGCGTGTTCGTCTACATGAGCGGCGACAATCTGCTGCGCGCCGGTTCGATCGATCAGGAGATCGACTGATGCAATATGTTCCGACACTCAGCCGCGATGCGCTCGTCGATCTCGCGATAAACCGATATTTCGCCAACGTTGACGCGAAGAACATGGCCGCCGTGCTCGATTGCTTCAACGATGAGGCGCTGCTGACCACGCAGACGTCGTTCACGACGCATGCCGGGAAACCCGCGATCGAACGCATGTTCGCGGATCTGTTCGGCTCGTGGGAAACCTTGGTCCACAAGGATTTCACGATCACCGTAGACGAACTGAACGGCCGGATCGCCGCCTCGTTCGAAGCGGTGCTTACCGACGCCGACGGCCGCGTGACCAGCTTGTTCAACACCAATTTCTGGCGCGTCCGCGACGGCCGTTTCCAGGACGTCCACGTCTACATGAGCGGAGCCAACGTGCTCGTCTGATCAAACTAAAAGGGGATTATACGATGCTTGCCAAGGGAATGTCTCTATTGCTCACCGGCGCATCGGCATGGACGCTGTCAAGCGCCCCGGCTGTCGCGCAAACCGCCGACCCCATGCAGACCGCCGCTCCCGACGCGCCTGCCGAAGCCGATACCGCGTCGGGCGAGATCGTCGTCACCGCCCGCCGGGTCAACGAGACGCTAAGCCAGGTGCCGGCTTCG contains:
- a CDS encoding hydroxymethylglutaryl-CoA lyase — its product is MRSIEIVEVGPRDGLQNEPKIFKASDKMALIANLVNAGARRIEVASFVNPARVPQMADAEEVLAALPDGEAVYIGLVLNRRGADRALATKVHELGAVCVATDTFAMRNQGQTSADSIDIACDIVAAARAAGRRAQITIGAAFGCPFEGEVSPDRVVAMARQAAASGAVEVALADTIGVAVPADVAALVARVRAEIAPLPVRVHLHNTRNTGLANVWAAVEAGATTIDASLGGLGGCPFAPGAAGNVPTEDVVYLLERSGVKTGLDLDALIGAAGWFTGVMGHPLPGMVSKAGRFPSAQQRILEKVGQV
- a CDS encoding GntR family transcriptional regulator, which codes for MSRASDRAYDEIKAQILSGTLAPGAQLKEEELAEACGVSRTPIRDAMHRLEAEMFIQRSDSQRSFVSNWSIDDIEELFTLRTMLEGHAAAQAAERVTPEMLEKLHHNVAAIDAAIDRPLPDVDAFLAMNAEFHALIIQAAASDRLAHMINRLVLQPIVHRTALRYDADQLRRSLAEHVEIVAALEAHDSDWARAVMTSHIRRAFHVYRSENPA
- a CDS encoding aspartate/glutamate racemase family protein, translating into MPEFAAVPWGAALGDSYHDMLLMDWTVFQTGISAEDEGYAAVIVDTVSDSGVRALRSRLSIPVIGPGEAAFHMAMTLGKKFTILTMWPEWFPLYEKTIGEYGLSDRLASLRSINTRPDVTELLAGKEEIIFDALATEARRAIAEDGTDVIVLGSTTMHQSADYLARVLPIPVINPGVVAWKLAETLVSLGLSHSKRAFPSPQVSKDADIRTGWAR
- a CDS encoding nuclear transport factor 2 family protein — its product is MIDRYPFLIDIVTKRYFDAVDTKQLDRVLGCFHSDAVLTEVTSNTVHTGRDEGIAAMFRRLFADFEQLWHGNFVHVADTQANAICSQFTVLITPNGGDLLRYENCNRFYLDGDKFSRVFVYMSGDNLLRAGSIDQEID
- a CDS encoding nuclear transport factor 2 family protein; this translates as MQYVPTLSRDALVDLAINRYFANVDAKNMAAVLDCFNDEALLTTQTSFTTHAGKPAIERMFADLFGSWETLVHKDFTITVDELNGRIAASFEAVLTDADGRVTSLFNTNFWRVRDGRFQDVHVYMSGANVLV